A portion of the Deinococcus ruber genome contains these proteins:
- a CDS encoding response regulator transcription factor: MTTPHLLIIDQDLLLVAQLQATLEDIGYRVRVATSLMQGLTLARRHFPTLVVVALELPDGSGRDVVTRLRASSTAVPIIVLTNREEVEDQWSLVHLGATECVSKPVLVRALVARIQGYLRQPQGHDTLSYGELRVFPDQQLVTFEGNALNLTDTECRILAFLLRERGRIVSRAEIAHALWVDHDGSERSNVIDVHVTHLRAKLRAVQLYGMIRTVRSVGYVIRQEAPHAQ, encoded by the coding sequence ATGACGACACCGCACCTCTTGATCATCGACCAGGACCTGTTGCTGGTCGCGCAACTCCAAGCCACGCTGGAAGACATCGGGTATCGAGTGCGCGTGGCTACCTCCCTGATGCAGGGCCTCACGCTGGCGCGAAGGCACTTCCCGACCCTGGTGGTTGTGGCCTTGGAGCTTCCAGACGGCTCCGGGCGCGATGTGGTGACGCGCCTGCGGGCCAGCAGTACGGCCGTCCCGATCATCGTGTTGACGAACCGTGAGGAAGTGGAAGATCAATGGTCACTGGTGCACCTGGGGGCCACAGAGTGTGTGAGCAAGCCCGTGTTGGTGCGGGCGCTGGTCGCGCGCATCCAAGGGTACCTCCGGCAACCGCAGGGGCATGACACGTTGTCGTACGGCGAGTTGCGGGTCTTCCCAGACCAGCAACTGGTGACATTTGAAGGGAACGCGCTCAACCTGACCGACACGGAGTGCCGGATCCTGGCGTTCCTGTTGCGGGAACGAGGGCGGATCGTCTCGCGTGCCGAGATCGCGCACGCGCTGTGGGTCGACCATGATGGGTCCGAGCGCAGCAATGTCATCGATGTGCACGTGACGCACCTTCGCGCCAAACTCAGAGCGGTGCAGCTGTACGGGATGATTCGAACGGTGCGGAGTGTAGGGTATGTGATCCGGCAGGAGGCGCCCCATGCACAGTAG
- a CDS encoding putative bifunctional diguanylate cyclase/phosphodiesterase, with product MILSHGTDPVNPDDSELPPNEQERLSALFRYAILDTPSEAQFDRLVELAARFFDLPVALISFVAEDRQWFKANHGLATSETPRCESFCAVAIARDGVMVIPDTMLDEELRSYPVVVSEPYIRSYAGAPLVTPDGHKIGTFCVLGTEPRVFTRKEQELLTAFAEMAMAEVQRRLDLQELNELAMNDTLTGLPNRVQFRQQLLQACHRADTSGEKVVIGLLDLDRFKLINDTFGHAAGDEVLKLVARRLSETLATGDVVARISGDEFVLLLTDVRSAEDVRVLTRRLEDSFVAPFMIEGQKVVVSWSLGLSVYPDDAREPDTLLGQADAAMFRVKRAGGGHASFQRHEDQRSYLRGERLSALHQALERNELQLYVQPKVDAERRTVVGHEVLVRWIRPSGIVSPLEFIPLAESSGLIGLIGRWVLRQAVDALKTGQLQEVCVNVSALELRESDFVAHLRWVLEERGVDPQRLWLELTERSLLEPRFIPVLHELKALGVRTALDDFGNGYSSLMALVNLPIQMVKIDRSFTAGIGEDTPDGLRALKVVRGIVALATAYGLLTVAEGVETPVQADLLMKAGCAYLQGYLFGRPAPLS from the coding sequence ATGATTCTCAGCCATGGGACGGACCCGGTCAATCCGGACGACAGTGAGCTGCCCCCGAATGAGCAGGAGCGGCTTTCGGCCCTCTTCCGCTACGCGATCCTTGACACGCCCTCGGAAGCGCAGTTCGACCGGCTGGTCGAGCTGGCCGCCCGGTTCTTCGACCTCCCGGTGGCCCTGATCAGTTTCGTTGCGGAAGACCGCCAGTGGTTCAAGGCGAACCACGGCCTAGCAACCTCCGAAACTCCCCGCTGCGAGTCGTTCTGCGCCGTTGCCATCGCCCGTGACGGGGTGATGGTCATCCCAGATACCATGCTCGACGAAGAGCTCCGCTCCTACCCGGTGGTGGTGAGTGAGCCATATATCCGCAGTTATGCCGGTGCCCCCCTCGTGACCCCGGATGGCCACAAGATCGGCACCTTCTGCGTCCTCGGCACCGAACCGCGGGTGTTCACCCGGAAGGAACAAGAGCTCCTGACAGCCTTCGCGGAGATGGCGATGGCTGAGGTACAGCGGCGCCTGGATCTGCAGGAGCTCAACGAATTGGCGATGAACGACACGCTCACCGGTCTGCCCAACCGCGTGCAGTTCCGTCAGCAGTTGCTCCAAGCCTGCCACCGCGCCGACACTTCCGGAGAGAAGGTGGTGATCGGACTCCTGGATCTCGATCGGTTCAAGCTGATCAACGACACCTTCGGCCACGCCGCCGGTGACGAGGTGCTCAAGCTCGTCGCGCGCCGCCTGAGCGAAACGCTCGCGACGGGTGACGTGGTGGCCAGGATCAGTGGAGACGAGTTCGTCCTGCTGCTCACGGACGTGCGGTCGGCAGAGGACGTCCGTGTGTTGACGAGACGACTCGAGGACAGCTTCGTGGCGCCGTTCATGATCGAAGGTCAGAAGGTGGTGGTGTCCTGGAGTCTCGGGCTGAGTGTCTACCCAGACGATGCCAGGGAGCCTGACACGCTGCTTGGCCAGGCAGACGCGGCGATGTTCCGGGTCAAGCGTGCTGGGGGGGGTCATGCCAGCTTCCAGCGACACGAGGATCAGCGGAGTTACCTGCGTGGAGAACGTCTGAGCGCGCTGCATCAAGCCCTCGAACGGAACGAGCTGCAGCTGTACGTCCAACCGAAGGTCGATGCCGAACGCCGAACTGTGGTGGGGCATGAGGTTCTCGTCCGCTGGATCCGGCCTTCTGGGATCGTCAGTCCGCTGGAGTTCATCCCGCTGGCCGAGTCCTCTGGGCTGATCGGGCTGATCGGCCGTTGGGTGCTGCGGCAAGCGGTGGACGCCCTGAAAACAGGACAACTGCAGGAAGTCTGCGTGAACGTCAGTGCGCTGGAGTTGAGGGAGTCCGACTTTGTGGCCCATCTGCGATGGGTCCTCGAGGAGCGGGGCGTCGATCCACAGCGACTCTGGTTAGAACTGACCGAGAGGAGCCTGCTGGAGCCGCGCTTCATCCCGGTCCTTCACGAGCTGAAGGCGCTGGGTGTGCGGACGGCACTGGACGATTTCGGGAACGGGTATAGCAGCCTGATGGCGCTGGTGAATTTGCCGATTCAGATGGTGAAGATTGATCGGAGCTTTACCGCGGGGATTGGCGAGGACACCCCAGACGGGCTGCGGGCGTTGAAGGTGGTTCGTGGGATCGTGGCGCTGGCGACCGCTTATGGACTGCTGACGGTCGCTGAGGGCGTCGAAACGCCAGTGCAGGCCGACCTCTTAATGAAGGCGGGGTGTGCGTACCTGCAGGGGTATCTGTTCGGGCGCCCAGCGCCGCTCTCCTGA